Proteins found in one Choloepus didactylus isolate mChoDid1 chromosome 3, mChoDid1.pri, whole genome shotgun sequence genomic segment:
- the LOC119529620 gene encoding gamma-aminobutyric acid receptor subunit gamma-1 → MGSWKAFVFSPFLLWSQSRGVRLMFLLLTLHLGNCVDKADDEDDEDLTVNKTWVLAPKIHEGDITQILNSLLQGYDNKLRPDIGVRPTVIETDVYVNSIGPVDPINMEYTIDIIFAQTWFDSRLKFNSTMKVLMLNSNMVGKIWIPDTFFRNSRKSDAHWITTPNRLLRIWNDGRVLYTLRLTINAECYLQLHNFPMDEHSCPLEFSSYGYPKNEIEYKWKKPSVEVADPKYWRLYQFAFVGLRNSTEISHTISGDYIIMTIFFDLSRRMGYFTIQTYIPCILTVVLSWVSFWINKDAVPARTSLGITTVLTMTTLSTIARKSLPKVSYVTAMDLFVSVCFIFVFAALMEYGALHYFTSNKKGKTTRDRKLKNKASVSSGLQPGSTLIPMNSISLPQGEDDYGYQCLEGKDCASFFCCFEDCRTGSWREGRIHIRIAKIDSYSRIFFPTAFSLFNLVYWVGYLYL, encoded by the coding sequence ATGGGTTCTTGGAAAGCTTTTGTCTTCTCCCCTTTTCTTCTGTGGAGTCAAAGTAGAGGGGTGAGGTTGATGTTCTTGTTACTAACCCTGCATTTGGGAAACTGTGTTGATAAAgcagatgatgaagatgatgaggaCCTAACAGTGAACAAAACTTGGGTCTTGGCACCAAAGATTCATGAAGGAGACATCACACAAATTCTCAACTCTTTGCTCCAAGGCTACGACAATAAACTTCGCCCAGACATAGGAGTGAGGCCCACAGTAATTGAAACTGATGTGTATGTAAACAGCATTGGACCAGTTGATCCCATAAATATGGAGTATACTATAGATATAATTTTTGCCCAAACCTGGTTTGATAGTCGTTTAAAATTCAATAGTACCATGAAAGTTCTTATGCTCAATAGCAATATGGTTGGCAAAATTTGGATTCCTGACACTTTCTtcagaaactcaagaaaatctgatgCTCACTGGATAACAACTCCTAATCGTCTGCTTCGAATTTGGAATGATGGGCGAGTTCTATATACTTTAAGGTTGACAATTAATGCAGAATGTTACCTTCAGCTTCATAACTTTCCTATGGATGAACATTCTTGTCCACTGGAATTTTCAAGCTATGGATACCCTAAAAATGAAATCGAGTATAAATGGAAAAAGCCCTCTGTAGAAGTGGCTGATCCTAAATACTGGAGATTATATCAGTTTGCATTTGTAGGGTTACGGAACTCAACTGAAATCTCTCACACAATCTCTGGGGATTATATTATCATGACAATTTTTTTTGACTTGAGCAGACGAATGGGATATTTTACTATTCAGACCTACATTCCATGTATTCTAACAGTTGTTCTTTCTTGGGTGTCTTTTTGGATCAATAAAGATGCAGTACCTGCAAGAACATCACTGGGTATCACTACTGTTCTGACTATGACGACCCTGAGTACAATTGCCAGGAAGTCCTTACCTAAGGTTTCTTATGTAACTGCGATGGAtctctttgtttctgtttgtttcatttttgtttttgcagcCTTGATGGAATATGGAGCCTTGCATTATTTTACcagcaacaaaaaaggaaagacaactaGAGATAGGAAGTTAAAAAACAAGGCCTCGGTGTCCTCTGGTCTCCAGCCTGGATCCACTCTGATTCCAATGAACAGCATCTCTCTGCCACAAGGAGAAGATGATTATGGGTATCAATGTCTGGAGGGTAAAGATTGTGCCAGTTTCTTCTGTTGTTTTGAAGATTGCAGAACAGGATcttggagggaaggaaggatacACATACGCATTGCCAAAATTGACTCCTATTCACGAATATTTTTCCCAACAGCTTTTTCCCTGTTTAATCTGGTTTATTGGGTTGGCTATCTTTACTTATAA